The proteins below come from a single Dinghuibacter silviterrae genomic window:
- a CDS encoding DUF4350 domain-containing protein: MKKNTFYIVLFASLGILLAGLIIFVVRRRSKEYHFDTTVTLSYRDKRPYGAYVAYNELSRVFPGTPVALSRRSGSFTNDLQDSDRHQLMVVLSPRFYANSLEWNQLIHWVRQGNYLVIAASRFTQDVKDQLHLQLSNFTEDAFIEEGMIQLHDDSLYLGLAHPPFADTASFFYPGRKMDRSIVSLDSSFTEVLGTSDLHYANFVRIRAGDGVILFQTAPMAFSNYFLLYGRNMRYYDNVFSALPARVDKVIWNQYYLYKNQEEDSSSSWWSGLAKLLADPALGPAFRLLLLVLAVYVLLNMKRRQRIIPEIPPKSNESLDFVKTIGRLYYEKGDHRNLAIKMGQHFQEHLRTRYLVQLDPSEESSILRLSSRSGVSETLVRELATMLRYVHDAPSLDEAQLDEWYQLIQTFYKNAQ; encoded by the coding sequence TTGAAAAAGAATACCTTCTATATCGTCCTTTTTGCCTCCTTAGGCATCCTCCTGGCCGGGTTGATCATTTTTGTGGTCCGCCGCCGTTCCAAGGAGTATCACTTCGACACCACGGTGACCTTGTCCTACCGGGACAAAAGACCCTACGGGGCGTATGTCGCCTATAATGAGCTGTCGCGGGTTTTCCCAGGGACGCCGGTCGCCCTCAGCCGCCGGAGCGGTTCGTTTACGAATGACCTTCAGGACTCCGACCGGCACCAACTGATGGTTGTCCTCAGCCCCCGGTTTTACGCCAATTCCCTGGAATGGAACCAACTGATTCATTGGGTCAGGCAGGGGAACTACCTGGTCATTGCCGCGTCCAGGTTCACGCAGGACGTCAAGGACCAGCTCCACCTCCAACTCAGCAACTTTACCGAGGACGCTTTTATCGAAGAGGGGATGATACAACTGCACGACGATTCCCTGTACCTGGGGCTCGCCCATCCGCCGTTTGCCGACACCGCTTCCTTTTTCTATCCGGGCCGGAAGATGGACCGGTCCATTGTTTCCCTCGACAGCAGCTTTACCGAGGTCCTGGGGACCAGCGATCTTCACTATGCCAATTTCGTCCGGATCCGGGCCGGGGATGGGGTCATCCTTTTCCAGACCGCGCCGATGGCCTTTTCCAACTATTTCCTGCTGTACGGCCGCAACATGCGGTACTACGACAACGTCTTTTCCGCATTGCCTGCCCGGGTGGACAAGGTGATCTGGAATCAATATTATCTTTACAAAAACCAGGAAGAGGACAGCAGCTCCAGCTGGTGGTCTGGTCTGGCGAAGTTACTCGCGGACCCTGCACTGGGCCCCGCTTTCCGGTTGCTGTTGCTGGTCCTGGCCGTGTATGTGCTGCTGAACATGAAGCGCCGCCAGCGTATCATCCCTGAAATACCGCCCAAGTCCAACGAGTCCCTCGACTTTGTCAAGACCATCGGGCGGCTGTATTATGAGAAGGGTGACCACCGAAACCTGGCCATCAAGATGGGACAGCATTTCCAGGAACACCTCCGGACCCGTTACCTGGTCCAGCTGGACCCCTCGGAAGAGTCGTCCATCCTCCGGCTGTCCTCCCGGTCGGGTGTGAGCGAGACCCTGGTCCGTGAGCTCGCCACGATGCTGCGTTATGTCCACGACGCGCCCTCGCTCGACGAAGCACAACTCGACGAATGGTACCAGCTTATCCAAACATTTTATAAAAACGCGCAATAA
- a CDS encoding DUF58 domain-containing protein, producing MLLVEFYKSFYLTRRAYLVGGIVILLMAGSWFLPALSLVARLTGYVLLGCIVLDTFLLYGSSGRLEASRDAPARFSNGDVNTVTLKIHNRFPFALQTVVIDELPIRFQDRNWKRSLLLRPGITEELAYELQPKERGIYKFGQLHLFIASPLGIVRRRCTFALEQDVEVYPSFIQLRRFQFETQGTSQDAGRQRLRRTGLSLEFEQIKDYVPGDDYRTINWKASARKGQLMVNNYVEERSQPIYCVIDKGRLMKMPFQGMTLLDYAVNSSLALINVALHRQDKAGLVTFSKKVDQFLVADRKTGQMETVLEALYNVETEFKESDFETLYAQLRNRLKQRSLLILFTNFESIHSLRRQLPYLRSIGRYHLLVTVFFDNTELHALQQAEAHTLEDVYIKTIADRYLYEKKLMAKELAQYGILSVFTSPENLTVKTINKYLEIKARQAL from the coding sequence ATGCTGCTGGTCGAATTCTATAAATCGTTTTATCTCACGCGCCGGGCCTACCTGGTGGGCGGGATCGTGATCCTGCTGATGGCCGGGTCGTGGTTTCTGCCCGCACTTTCCCTGGTTGCCCGCCTGACGGGTTATGTCCTCCTGGGCTGTATCGTCCTGGATACCTTCCTCCTGTATGGCAGCAGCGGCCGTTTGGAGGCTTCCCGGGACGCCCCGGCGCGCTTTAGCAACGGCGACGTCAATACGGTTACCCTGAAAATCCACAACCGGTTTCCCTTTGCGCTCCAGACCGTGGTGATCGACGAACTGCCCATCCGATTCCAGGACCGCAACTGGAAACGGAGCCTCCTCCTTCGCCCGGGCATCACGGAAGAACTCGCCTACGAATTGCAGCCAAAGGAGCGGGGGATTTATAAGTTCGGCCAGCTCCACCTCTTTATCGCGTCCCCGCTGGGGATCGTGCGCCGCCGATGCACCTTTGCCCTGGAGCAGGACGTGGAGGTCTATCCCTCTTTCATCCAGTTACGGCGTTTCCAGTTCGAAACCCAGGGCACCAGCCAGGACGCCGGCCGTCAGCGGCTGAGACGCACCGGTCTCAGCCTCGAATTCGAACAGATCAAGGACTATGTCCCCGGGGACGACTACCGCACCATCAACTGGAAGGCCAGCGCCCGCAAGGGACAACTCATGGTCAACAACTACGTGGAAGAGCGAAGCCAGCCCATTTATTGCGTGATCGACAAGGGCCGGCTCATGAAGATGCCCTTCCAGGGCATGACCCTCCTCGACTACGCCGTTAATTCCTCCCTCGCCCTGATCAATGTTGCCCTCCACAGACAGGATAAGGCCGGGCTGGTGACCTTCTCGAAAAAAGTCGACCAGTTCCTCGTGGCCGACCGCAAGACCGGCCAGATGGAAACCGTTCTCGAAGCCCTCTATAACGTCGAGACGGAGTTCAAGGAAAGCGATTTTGAAACTTTGTACGCCCAGCTCCGCAACCGGCTCAAACAACGCAGCCTCCTCATCCTGTTCACCAACTTCGAGTCCATCCACAGCCTCCGGCGCCAGTTACCCTACCTACGGTCCATCGGCCGGTATCACCTCCTCGTCACCGTCTTTTTTGACAATACGGAATTACACGCCCTCCAGCAGGCCGAGGCCCATACGCTGGAGGACGTGTACATCAAGACGATAGCCGACCGGTACCTGTACGAGAAAAAACTCATGGCCAAGGAGCTGGCGCAATACGGCATTCTTTCCGTGTTCACCTCTCCCGAGAACCTCACGGTAAAGACCATCAACAAGTACCTGGAGATAAAGGCCCGGCAGGCACTCTAG
- a CDS encoding ABC transporter permease encodes MNIARFIAQRIAFNPERTFSRFIIRLAVVATTLSVAVMIVALAFTNGFQRAISQKVFSFWGHIRVEHYEPEQTIIAEETPIAKNDTVVQALHSNPGVAYVDAFATKSAMLKTNEGIEGILFKGVEKDFHFERLSAFLKQGHWVSFPDSGYSHEIDLSEYTANQLKLKVGDEVLIYFIQPNAPPRARKLKVAGIYKTGIEEYDHNFALGDLSLVRRLNDWDSTKIGGYEVCVRDARQMRAVNDSIRELLPPEWNCQTIQDVYPNIFDWLNLQNITKILTLVIMIVVAVLNLITCLIILVLERTRMVGVLKAIGSSDQTIQTIFLTHAALITGWGILLGTTLGLGLCWIQQRTGLIKLDEDAYYMSVAPVHVVGWQVLLIDAVTLLVCFLVLLIPVQLVQRISPVKAIRFN; translated from the coding sequence TTGAACATCGCCCGGTTTATCGCCCAGCGCATTGCCTTTAACCCGGAACGGACCTTTTCCCGTTTTATCATCCGCCTGGCCGTCGTCGCCACGACCCTGAGCGTGGCCGTGATGATCGTCGCCCTGGCCTTTACCAACGGGTTCCAGAGGGCCATCAGCCAAAAGGTATTCAGCTTTTGGGGCCATATCCGGGTGGAACATTACGAACCCGAGCAGACCATCATCGCCGAGGAAACGCCCATCGCCAAAAACGATACCGTCGTGCAAGCCCTTCATTCCAATCCGGGGGTCGCCTACGTCGATGCTTTTGCGACCAAATCGGCCATGTTAAAGACCAACGAAGGGATCGAGGGCATATTGTTCAAGGGCGTGGAAAAAGACTTCCATTTCGAACGCCTTTCCGCTTTCCTGAAACAAGGCCACTGGGTCTCCTTCCCCGACAGCGGGTACAGCCACGAGATCGACCTCTCCGAATATACGGCAAATCAGCTCAAACTGAAGGTCGGGGACGAGGTATTGATCTATTTTATCCAACCCAACGCACCGCCCCGTGCCAGAAAACTCAAGGTGGCGGGTATATATAAAACGGGGATAGAAGAATACGATCACAACTTCGCCCTGGGGGACCTGAGCCTGGTCCGCCGGCTCAACGACTGGGACTCGACAAAGATCGGGGGGTATGAAGTGTGCGTCCGGGATGCCCGCCAGATGCGGGCCGTTAATGACTCGATCCGGGAACTCCTGCCTCCCGAATGGAACTGCCAGACCATACAGGATGTCTACCCCAACATCTTTGACTGGCTGAACCTCCAGAACATCACCAAAATCCTGACCCTGGTGATCATGATCGTCGTCGCCGTCCTGAACCTGATTACCTGTCTGATCATCCTGGTCCTGGAGCGCACGCGGATGGTGGGTGTCCTGAAGGCGATCGGGAGCTCCGACCAAACGATCCAAACCATCTTCCTGACCCACGCCGCGCTGATCACCGGCTGGGGCATCTTGCTGGGGACCACGCTGGGTCTGGGTTTATGCTGGATACAGCAACGCACCGGTCTGATCAAGCTCGACGAGGACGCCTACTATATGTCGGTGGCGCCCGTCCACGTCGTGGGCTGGCAGGTGCTCCTGATCGACGCGGTGACGCTGCTCGTTTGTTTCCTGGTGTTGTTGATTCCGGTGCAGTTGGTGCAGCGTATTTCGCCCGTAAAGGCCATCCGGTTTAACTAG
- a CDS encoding DUF4129 domain-containing protein, with protein sequence MRKAFMVLCLYAGVARAQDTTTALAPDTTTQTASSDTIWYNQGIAPVHLQPRHVPSGEVDRLRKEEDFRYVAIGPDKQKPPEPKPEHETWWDRFWTKVGNFLSQPWAVFMLWTLLVGVAVAALVAIIQAGSGQSMFRRSRKLKEVAEGEKDIDVIDDPERELEKALEARDYSAAERWLYIRALSGLGERGLIKHHPEKTNRQYLRELRGHPLYDDFAPLLRHYEYTYYGGFAPSAAAFQTIRDQYARFQNRLDTL encoded by the coding sequence ATGCGTAAAGCCTTCATGGTCCTGTGTCTGTATGCGGGCGTCGCAAGGGCACAGGATACGACGACGGCCCTCGCCCCGGACACCACGACGCAAACGGCTTCCAGCGACACCATCTGGTACAATCAGGGGATAGCCCCCGTGCACCTCCAACCCCGGCACGTTCCCTCCGGAGAGGTCGACCGTCTCCGCAAAGAGGAGGACTTCCGCTATGTCGCCATAGGCCCCGACAAACAAAAACCCCCGGAGCCAAAACCGGAACACGAAACCTGGTGGGATCGTTTTTGGACGAAGGTGGGAAACTTCCTCTCCCAGCCCTGGGCCGTATTTATGTTGTGGACTTTGCTGGTGGGGGTGGCCGTGGCGGCGCTCGTGGCCATCATACAGGCCGGGAGCGGGCAAAGTATGTTCAGGCGGTCCCGGAAGCTCAAGGAAGTTGCCGAAGGGGAAAAAGACATCGACGTGATCGACGACCCCGAACGCGAACTGGAAAAAGCCCTGGAGGCCCGGGACTATAGCGCGGCCGAACGCTGGCTGTATATCCGGGCCCTGTCCGGTCTGGGCGAACGCGGGCTGATCAAGCACCATCCCGAAAAAACCAACCGCCAGTACCTCCGGGAACTGAGGGGACACCCCCTGTATGACGACTTTGCACCCCTGCTGAGACATTACGAGTATACCTATTACGGCGGGTTTGCCCCCAGCGCCGCCGCCTTCCAGACCATCCGGGATCAATACGCCCGGTTTCAAAACCGACTGGACACCCTTTGA
- the truB gene encoding tRNA pseudouridine(55) synthase TruB — MKELTQLQQLFTEGKVLLLDKPLEWTSFDVVAKIRNVIKIKKVGHAGTLDPLATGLLIVCTGKYTKRINEYMGQEKEYLATFTLGARTPTYDLESEPEAVASPQNVTEEDCRRVALSFTGDIMQVPPAHSAIKQGGKPVYLKARKGHDVQLEPRPVTIKAFDILALRLPEVDVRVVCTTGTYIRSLAHDFGAALGCGAYLSKLRRTRIGDFRVEEAQTVDAFVAEVRAAQNE; from the coding sequence ATGAAGGAACTCACTCAATTACAACAGCTATTCACGGAGGGCAAAGTCCTCCTCCTGGACAAACCCCTGGAATGGACCTCTTTCGATGTGGTCGCAAAGATCCGCAATGTGATCAAAATAAAGAAAGTAGGTCACGCGGGGACCCTGGATCCGCTGGCGACCGGTTTATTGATCGTGTGTACCGGCAAGTACACGAAGCGGATCAACGAATATATGGGGCAGGAAAAAGAATACCTGGCGACCTTTACCCTGGGCGCCCGGACGCCGACCTACGACCTGGAAAGCGAACCGGAAGCCGTTGCGTCGCCGCAAAACGTGACGGAAGAAGACTGCCGGCGGGTGGCCTTGTCCTTTACCGGCGATATTATGCAGGTGCCCCCGGCGCATTCCGCCATCAAACAAGGGGGTAAACCGGTGTACCTGAAAGCCCGCAAGGGGCACGACGTGCAGCTGGAACCCCGGCCGGTAACGATAAAGGCTTTTGACATCCTTGCCCTGCGGTTACCGGAGGTGGATGTCCGGGTCGTTTGCACCACGGGAACGTATATCCGGAGCCTGGCGCACGACTTTGGGGCTGCACTGGGATGTGGGGCCTACCTGAGCAAGCTCCGGCGGACCCGGATCGGGGATTTCCGGGTGGAGGAAGCACAAACCGTGGATGCTTTTGTCGCGGAAGTGCGCGCGGCTCAGAACGAATAG
- a CDS encoding BamA/TamA family outer membrane protein yields the protein MKVSSPRFIWLFCLVVCYVQYGCYRASHYQKDKPFVFKNNIELTADVSKTEKKAIVRDLAQQLDDSLTPTVKDILFLRHTVESPAVYDTSYPNASLKTMRFYMVNQGFFSPELSYTFRTDTVGYGHKRQYRVTTDFSVQAGPQTLLDSIVIDLRDSTLQHLADSSRASSLLVHGQPFNVDNVTGEINRLIGIYKNYGYYGISQDAFQVQLDTVNPLLINPSIDPLERIHLFAGQQRQQKNPTTDLYLSLASPLDSNLIKKYYIRQVFIYPDFETTRDNKTTPLTGLYLDSINLRYHTLKFKPSFLLRTNFLKPGDLYRQDNYDKTLNTVNFLGVWQVPIIQAREVKDTSAAAKTSDSTRRITATDSSQAARTFLEDSLRAARSTDSTRRAALNERVDKALASMDTTRRGDTAGAAQGLPGADTTRTGAARAGSDTTQPRRADTALKEDNESLLSGGISHIDISYKAYAHRRDTVGLLDFYYLLTPAKKQNFNSDLEINYSNNSNNQAALASIPATNLFGADADVSITNRNVGKEAISMTNAVNGGVEVSPEARFALAAVDMGYTNTITIPRFITPFRSINRKRLLAEQTVISGNFTFVERIGYFNVNNFNFKYGYQWKNKPAVTWSYNPIDIEYSYLYNVTHPFDSILNQNPYLRFAYTDALIMAQNGGMIYNFANRRHPNRTSSLRANLETSGLLAGIIKRSSDNQQFGRLFQYIKPSLEYIHQIKYPNNNSWDFRLFSGVGIPLGGDSTLPFFKQFVAGGPNSMRGWGFRSLGPGATHLAPYSTTVFNDRFGDIQFEGNIEYRYNIAQIIPNSLYLKGAIFTDIGNVWDFKKQPAPTNDSATLDISHLYQELAVDAGLGFRLDFNYFVLRFDFGFRFKKPDEPQNDGWQWPGINLAHVFGRSSNNKVWRYNNYNFSFGINYSF from the coding sequence ATGAAGGTAAGTTCTCCTCGTTTTATATGGCTTTTTTGTCTGGTCGTTTGTTATGTCCAATACGGTTGTTATAGGGCAAGTCATTACCAGAAGGATAAGCCGTTCGTCTTCAAAAATAACATAGAACTGACTGCCGACGTAAGTAAGACGGAAAAAAAAGCCATTGTCCGGGACCTTGCCCAACAGCTGGACGACAGCCTTACGCCTACCGTCAAGGACATTTTATTCCTCCGCCATACCGTGGAAAGCCCGGCGGTATACGACACCAGTTATCCGAACGCCTCGCTCAAAACGATGCGGTTCTACATGGTCAACCAGGGATTTTTTAGCCCCGAGCTCAGTTATACCTTCAGGACCGATACCGTGGGGTACGGCCATAAACGACAATACCGCGTTACCACGGACTTCTCCGTCCAGGCCGGCCCGCAGACGCTCCTGGATTCCATCGTTATCGACCTCAGGGATTCCACGCTCCAACACCTCGCCGACTCTTCCAGGGCAAGTTCCCTTTTGGTCCACGGACAGCCTTTCAACGTCGACAATGTAACCGGTGAGATCAACCGCCTCATAGGGATCTACAAGAACTACGGTTATTACGGTATCAGCCAGGACGCCTTCCAGGTCCAGCTAGACACCGTCAACCCGCTGCTCATCAACCCTTCCATCGACCCCCTGGAACGGATCCATCTGTTTGCAGGCCAGCAACGCCAGCAAAAGAACCCCACGACCGACCTTTACCTTTCGCTGGCGTCCCCGCTGGACAGCAACCTGATCAAAAAATATTATATCCGCCAGGTCTTTATCTATCCTGACTTCGAAACCACGCGCGACAACAAGACAACGCCCCTGACGGGTCTTTACCTCGACAGCATCAACCTCCGTTACCATACCCTCAAGTTCAAGCCCAGCTTCCTGTTGCGCACCAATTTTTTGAAACCGGGCGACCTTTACCGCCAGGACAACTATGACAAGACCCTCAACACCGTCAATTTTCTGGGGGTGTGGCAGGTGCCCATCATACAGGCCAGGGAGGTCAAGGACACCAGCGCGGCCGCCAAAACGTCCGACAGCACCCGGAGGATCACCGCCACCGATAGTTCGCAGGCGGCGCGGACCTTTCTGGAGGACAGCCTGCGCGCCGCGCGGAGCACCGACAGCACCCGGAGGGCGGCCCTTAACGAGCGCGTCGACAAGGCCCTGGCGTCTATGGATACGACCCGGCGTGGAGACACCGCGGGCGCGGCGCAGGGACTGCCGGGCGCGGATACCACGCGGACGGGCGCTGCGCGGGCGGGCTCGGACACGACGCAACCCCGAAGGGCCGACACCGCCCTCAAGGAGGACAACGAATCCCTTCTCTCCGGCGGCATTTCCCATATAGACATCTCTTACAAGGCATACGCCCACCGGCGGGACACCGTGGGCCTCCTGGATTTTTATTACCTGCTGACCCCTGCCAAAAAGCAAAATTTTAACAGCGACCTGGAAATCAACTACTCGAACAACAGCAACAACCAGGCGGCCCTGGCGTCGATTCCCGCCACCAACCTTTTCGGGGCGGACGCGGATGTCAGCATCACCAACCGCAACGTGGGCAAAGAGGCCATCAGCATGACCAACGCCGTAAACGGGGGTGTCGAGGTAAGCCCCGAAGCGCGTTTTGCGCTGGCGGCGGTGGACATGGGTTATACCAACACCATCACCATTCCGCGTTTTATCACGCCGTTCCGGAGCATCAACCGCAAACGGCTCCTGGCGGAACAAACCGTCATCAGCGGCAACTTCACCTTTGTGGAACGCATCGGCTACTTCAATGTCAACAACTTCAACTTTAAATACGGGTATCAATGGAAAAACAAACCCGCCGTCACCTGGTCCTACAACCCGATCGACATCGAGTATTCCTATCTCTACAACGTCACCCACCCCTTTGACTCCATCCTCAACCAGAACCCCTACCTGCGTTTTGCCTATACAGACGCCTTGATCATGGCCCAGAACGGCGGCATGATCTACAACTTTGCCAACCGCCGTCATCCCAACCGGACCAGCAGCCTGAGGGCGAACCTGGAGACGTCGGGCCTGCTCGCGGGCATCATCAAACGCTCCAGCGACAACCAACAGTTTGGGCGCCTGTTCCAATACATCAAACCAAGCCTGGAATACATCCACCAGATCAAATACCCCAACAACAATTCCTGGGACTTCCGGTTGTTTTCCGGGGTAGGCATCCCCTTGGGCGGAGACTCCACCCTCCCCTTTTTCAAACAGTTTGTCGCGGGGGGGCCCAACAGCATGCGCGGCTGGGGCTTCCGGAGCCTCGGACCGGGGGCCACGCACCTCGCGCCCTATTCCACCACCGTCTTTAACGACCGTTTCGGGGACATCCAGTTCGAGGGCAACATCGAATATCGCTATAACATCGCGCAGATCATCCCCAACTCCCTGTATTTGAAGGGCGCCATTTTTACCGACATCGGTAACGTCTGGGACTTTAAGAAACAACCCGCGCCCACCAACGACAGCGCCACCCTGGACATATCCCACCTCTACCAGGAGCTGGCCGTGGATGCGGGTCTGGGCTTCCGGCTGGACTTTAACTATTTCGTCCTGCGGTTCGATTTCGGTTTCCGCTTCAAAAAACCGGATGAGCCCCAAAACGACGGCTGGCAGTGGCCGGGGATCAACCTGGCCCATGTATTCGGGCGGAGCTCCAACAACAAGGTCTGGCGGTACAACAATTACAACTTCAGCTTCGGGATCAACTATTCGTTCTGA
- a CDS encoding AAA family ATPase, with translation MQEEALFQQRTDLQELQEAVGHIYTEIRKVLVGQDELIRLLVTAVLADGHVLIEGVPGVAKTLSARLLSASLSVGFSRIQFTPDLMPSDVLGTTVFNPRDARFEFKRGPIFSNLILIDEINRAPAKTQAALFEVMEERQVTMDGTTYLLELPFMVLATQNPVEQEGTYRLPEAQLDRFLFKVKVPYPGEEEEVHMLTRFNHTDVADPVSLVRPVLTAARIATLRGQVRGLHIEEPLLRFIARLTQATRQHHSIYLGASPRASLALMHAAKATAALEGRDFVTPEDILEVAIPVLRHRILLTPEKEMEGVTEEDVIKQILQTLEIPR, from the coding sequence ATGCAAGAAGAAGCCTTATTTCAGCAACGGACCGACCTCCAGGAATTACAGGAAGCCGTGGGTCATATATACACCGAGATCCGTAAGGTGCTGGTGGGGCAGGACGAGCTCATCCGCCTCCTGGTCACCGCCGTCCTAGCCGACGGCCACGTCCTGATCGAGGGCGTGCCAGGGGTGGCCAAGACCCTAAGCGCCCGGCTTTTATCCGCCTCTTTGTCCGTCGGATTTTCCAGGATACAGTTTACACCCGACCTCATGCCTTCGGACGTGTTGGGGACCACCGTCTTCAACCCCCGGGACGCCCGTTTTGAATTCAAACGCGGGCCTATTTTTTCCAACCTCATCCTGATCGACGAGATCAACCGCGCCCCGGCCAAAACCCAGGCGGCCCTTTTCGAGGTCATGGAAGAACGCCAGGTCACCATGGACGGGACGACGTATCTCCTGGAGCTGCCCTTTATGGTCCTGGCGACCCAGAACCCCGTGGAGCAGGAGGGAACCTACCGGCTCCCCGAAGCCCAGCTGGACCGCTTTTTATTCAAGGTCAAGGTGCCCTATCCCGGTGAGGAGGAAGAGGTCCACATGCTCACCCGGTTTAACCACACCGACGTGGCCGATCCGGTTTCGCTCGTCCGCCCGGTCCTCACGGCCGCCCGTATCGCCACCCTCCGGGGCCAGGTGCGTGGGTTGCACATCGAGGAACCCCTGCTCCGGTTTATCGCCCGGCTGACCCAGGCCACCCGTCAGCACCATTCCATCTACCTCGGCGCTTCACCCAGGGCGTCGCTGGCCCTGATGCACGCCGCAAAGGCAACGGCCGCCCTCGAAGGCCGGGACTTCGTCACCCCGGAAGACATCCTGGAAGTGGCCATACCCGTCCTGAGGCACCGGATCCTGCTGACCCCGGAGAAAGAAATGGAAGGCGTCACCGAAGAAGACGTCATCAAACAAATCCTCCAGACGCTGGAGATCCCCCGTTAG
- a CDS encoding RNA methyltransferase, whose protein sequence is MLTKAQIKYIQSLHQKKFRAETGAYIAEGPKIATEVLTEIPRQVQYVAASPAWLTAHACLLKDIPGERVAEVSPPELERLSALVTPNEVLVVLSRQDTAPWVLPEGAWCLALDDVRDPGNLGTIIRIADWFGVGFVVCSEACAEWYNPKVIQATMGSFLRVRALYTDLTAWLKKAARPVYAATLEGEPVTRLGELPPGVVLVGNESRGIDPGLRALATREVTIPRAGSAESLNAAIATGIILSHLVQD, encoded by the coding sequence ATGCTCACTAAGGCACAAATTAAATATATTCAAAGTTTACACCAGAAAAAATTCAGGGCGGAGACGGGAGCCTATATAGCGGAAGGGCCCAAGATTGCGACCGAGGTGTTGACGGAGATTCCGCGCCAGGTTCAATACGTGGCGGCCTCACCCGCATGGTTAACCGCACACGCCTGCCTGTTGAAAGACATACCCGGTGAGCGGGTGGCCGAAGTCAGTCCCCCGGAGCTCGAAAGGTTGTCCGCCCTGGTGACCCCCAATGAAGTGCTCGTGGTGTTGTCCCGCCAGGATACGGCGCCCTGGGTCTTGCCGGAAGGCGCCTGGTGTCTGGCGCTGGACGACGTCCGGGACCCGGGGAACCTGGGTACGATCATTCGCATCGCGGATTGGTTTGGGGTGGGTTTTGTCGTTTGTTCCGAGGCCTGTGCCGAGTGGTACAACCCCAAGGTGATCCAGGCGACGATGGGTAGCTTCCTGAGGGTGCGCGCCCTGTACACGGATTTGACCGCCTGGCTGAAAAAGGCTGCCCGGCCGGTCTATGCGGCGACGCTGGAGGGCGAGCCGGTGACGCGTCTGGGAGAGCTCCCTCCCGGCGTGGTCCTTGTCGGAAACGAATCCAGGGGCATCGACCCGGGGTTGCGGGCGCTGGCCACCCGCGAGGTCACGATACCGCGCGCGGGTTCCGCGGAGTCTCTCAACGCCGCCATCGCGACGGGGATTATCCTGTCGCACCTTGTGCAAGATTAG